The Brassica oleracea var. oleracea cultivar TO1000 chromosome C7, BOL, whole genome shotgun sequence sequence TGTTACGTTGTCTTACGATATCACCGACCTTTATCGGCAATAAACATGTACAATGAATATAAATAGCAACGTTAAGTATTCTGATTAACTTTTTTTGTTAATTATAATGTGTTACTTAGATTTCGGAGTTAGTCATGTGGAATAGGACTAAGCACCTTTCTACCAATTAGTACATCATTGCTATTTTCTATTGTGTGGTGTTAAATTTTAATAGAAAACTGCCGTTTGATCTACACGTTCATTATCTCGCATCTGATTGCTACATTTATTCACAGCTGTTAATTTGCTTTGACAAAATGTGTAAGCAAACTCATAGAAGATATAAACTTGATACCATTACAATGATAATGACATAAACCATTTTTGATTTCCAAAAAAATATATTATTAAGTTATTATAACTGAATACATTTTATAGCGCCAATTCCTGATTTTAGTAACCAAGTTATGATGATCTTTTTTGTTCTCTACTCCTGAATAAATTTATTAGGAAATGGTCAGTAGCAGTGCAAATGCTTAACCTAAACTCCCCTTCTATTGCTTCTTTATATATATTTTTCTAACTTTAACCTTTTTTTTCTTCACTAATTTGTTAACTTTAACTTGAAACTAATGCATGTGTCAAGTTCCCCCCCCCNNNNNNNNNNNNNCCCCCCCCCCCCCACCACACACACACATTTTAAAAAGCTATTTGGAAATTCAAATTTATCTTTATTTGTGTCTCTTAATTTCAACTCAAATATTACATTTGATTTGATTGGTGATTTCTTTAACTGTTTAAATTTTTTTTACCACTTTGAATAATCAGTCTGGCCCATCTTTTTAAAACACACTTCTTAGCCATTATTTATATATTTTTTCCATTAATCATACATTGACTCTTTGTTAATTTAGATTCATAAATCTATATATAAGGTAAACAATATCTGTTAAAATAGAAGTCACAACTTCTATTTATGTGTAATTTGTTTTTTTAAATGGACCTTCCCTAGAAAATCATATTTCATTTATTTATGATTAAAATTTTGGTTCATAAGATATCACATCTCATATAATCAACACATATAACAACTTCACCTATAAAACTGTTTTAATTTTATTTTTAATTATAAAAAACATGTTGACAAAAAAATCTAACAAAATCTTACTAAAAGTTAAATATTTATATATAATATTGCATTAAGTAATTTCGTAATTAATAGTATAATATTATTCAAATCAATGTTAATTAAGATTTTATTATAAAACAAAATTGTATCTTATTTTTATAAACTTTCTAATTATAGTCTATATTATAATAACATAGAAGTATTATATGGATTAAATATAAAAATATATTAAATTAATAAATTAAATTATTTTGTTTAAAAAAAAATATCACTCACCATTAAAAAAGGTTAAAATTTGTAAACCATGTATAAAATTTACTTATAAATCCTGCTATATACTAAAACTGTAAAGTATATTTTTAAAACACAAAAAGAAAATATATATGATCCTAAACAAATATATGTTTTATAGTATAACTAAATAAAATTTTAAAAGATATTCTATGGAAACTGTGAAAATTAAAAATATATATTTTGAAGGAAGTTATATGTTTGATGATTTCAAGTTATGGATTTATTGTATCGAACTAGAATTTTTTTTTTTAATGTAATAACAATTAATAATAAAATAAAATGTATAAAATAAATCTTTATATATTAATAATGTCAAATAAAAAACCTAAACAATAATAATAATTACATTATATATAAAATTAAAATATAAATAATATATTTAAAATGTTTACAATTATATTAAAATTATAAATTTATAGAATATATAAAATATCCGTCCGGATGTGCGAATCAAGCTCTAGTTATAATTAAGCTTACAACACGAATAAAAAATATATAAAATCCCGACGATCTCCAATAACCTGTATTAAGAAAAATATAAATCCAATATAAAATTTATATTTTCTTTTTCTATCCATCCATTGGTCAAAATGGACTTTTCTAACATGTTCCTGCCAATTAAAGGCATTAACTAAAAAAAGTAAATTAATGGACCTATTGGCATACATAGATGTGTCGGAACTAGAAGCGAGATTAATTTGCATAGCAATTCGGAAATAAGTTTCCAAATATACACAAAGAAGAATTCTATTTCCGATAAGCCTCCTAAAAACAGAACATAGACAAAGCAAAGACGACGAGAAAGAAGGCGAGAGAGAGAGAGAGAGAGAGAGAGACATCATCTTCTTCTACCATTTCACGACGAAAGAGATCAAAGACCTCTCGTTCCAATGGCGGAATTGCTGAGAAAAGTAAAATCGATGAAGAAGAAGGATAAGAGCAACACACAGGCTCTAATCCTGGGCAAATACGAAATGGGAAGACTTCTCGGCCACGGAACCTTCGCCAAGGTGTACCTTGCGCGCAACGCAACCTCGGGAGAAAGCGTCGCGATCAAAGTGATCGACAAAGAGAAAGTCCTCAAAAGCGGTTTGATCGCACACATCAAACGCGAGATCTCCATCCTCCGCCGCGTCCGCCACCCGAACATCGTCCAGCTCTTCGAGGTCATGGCCACCAAGTCCAAGATCTACTTCGTCATGGAGTACGTCAGAGGCGGCGAGCTCTTCAACAAAGTCGCCAAAGGGAGGCTCAAAGAAGACATCGCCCGCAAATACTTCCAGCAGCTCATCTCCGCCGTGTCCTTCTGCCACTTCCGCGGCGTTTACCACCGCGACCTCAAACCGGAGAATCTCCTCTTGGACGAGCACGGGAACCTCAAAGTCTCCGACTTCGGTCTCAGCGCGGTCTCCGATCAGATCAGACAAGACGGTCTCTTCCACACATTCTGCGGGACCCCTGCTTACGTGGCGCCGGAGGTTCTCGCGAGGAAAGGCTACGACGGAGCTAAGGTGGACATCTGGTCGTGTGGAGTGATCCTCTTTGTGTTGATGGCTGGGTTCCTCCCTTTCCACGATCGGAACGTTATGGCTATGTACAAGAAGATTTACAGAGGAGACTTCAGGTGTCCGAG is a genomic window containing:
- the LOC106304096 gene encoding CBL-interacting serine/threonine-protein kinase 19, translated to MAELLRKVKSMKKKDKSNTQALILGKYEMGRLLGHGTFAKVYLARNATSGESVAIKVIDKEKVLKSGLIAHIKREISILRRVRHPNIVQLFEVMATKSKIYFVMEYVRGGELFNKVAKGRLKEDIARKYFQQLISAVSFCHFRGVYHRDLKPENLLLDEHGNLKVSDFGLSAVSDQIRQDGLFHTFCGTPAYVAPEVLARKGYDGAKVDIWSCGVILFVLMAGFLPFHDRNVMAMYKKIYRGDFRCPRWFPVEINRLLIRMLETKPERRFTMPQIMETSWFKKGFKHIKFYVEDDHKLSSADDDIESVESVSERSSTVSESEFESVDARRRSMPSMPRPASLNAFDLISFSAGFDLSGLFDDDGEGSRFVSGAPVNQIISKLEEIAKVVSFTVRKKDCRMSLEGSREGSVNGPLTIAAEIFELTPALVVVEMKKKGGDKVEYDEFCNKEVKPKLQNLSADNGEAVSASRSLPAYMLSDTD